The DNA region GAATTATGGGCAGAATTGGACGTATTTGTCCATTTGTCACACTATTAATCATTTTCCAATGTTACGTagcatgtaaatgtgtgatattgtccttaaatatgcatgtgaggcatttccgtgTCACGTTGGAGATTTTAAACGAAcagggagggaaaaaaaacaaatatgtcaGATTCCTTTTTCTGTTACAGAATGTGACTTCCATCAGTTTTTGCGAGGCACTAGTTTACATCCTGACTGTGCTACTGTTTAAAGGTTAAGTAGGAAAGGCCGACCCTTTAAAAATAGATTAACATTCATAGTTAAGTTTTTATTATCATCTTATTTTAGTAGTTTGGTTCTATTACTTTATGCAGCTTTTACTGTTCAGTATGCTGCAAATCAGACTAAAACCTACACGATCATAGTTCTAATGCTTTGCAGGAGGTTGAGTTTTGAACCTGAGCTTTTATGCAAGTTAAAACCTTGTGGAAAACCTTTCCAGAGGAGTTAATGCTGTTATAGCTGCAAGCGGTCAAGAATAGTATCTCACTCAAGTTCAAATGCACGTGAAGGCATATTTTTGAATGCTTATTATTAAAAAGGGAgtggaaacaagttaaaacaTGTATGTTCCCTCTCAGATGGATAAATGAATAGATTTATCAACTGTTATTCTTATTTTTCCTTCTTGACATCCCCTGCGTTACACAGTAATTAATAATCCATTTGTTTCCACAAATGTGTCAATGACTGATATCAGTAGCAGAGCTGatctttaaaaatgaatgttgAGCTGCCTGCTGTGTTCTAAACACTGACGCTCCATGCTAGCTAAGGATGGCTCATTAGTGCCTCATTATTggttgtttgatttttatttatttttacaaactcTGCTGGAAAATGTCAGCTTGTCCTTTTATGTTGGATAATGTGGGTCTGTTTCATGTCTATCAGCAGGCATTCAGCTGCTAGAGGGTCCACTGAGTAGAGTGAAGATAGAGAGAAAATGGTCTGAGTTTCTCTAGTCGTTTCTACCATCTGTGATGTATCTGCACTGATTTGACTGATCTGGTGCTGTGTTTGGTAGATAACACTGAAGGCTTATTGGAACAGTTCTGTTCTTTGTTTTCCAGGGTGGAGCATTGTCCCTCTACACAGCTCTGACGACTCAGCAGAAGCTAGCTGGAGTGGTTGCTCTGAGCTGCTGGCTTCCTCTTAGAAACTCTTTTCCTCaggtaaaacaacacaaacctaTTTGCATGTGTAGCTTTTAGCTTCCCAATGCAAGTCGGATACGTTTGtatcaaaacatttaaagacaaatatgttgtgattttgtgtgggTCAAACACAAGCCCCTTCTACTCCTTTTTAGATGCATCCCATACTAGACCTCCACTCAATAATTATcctttattattgattattcctAATCCCCTTGGTTTCCAGGCCTCAGCCATCAATGTGAACAAGGACATAGCTTTGCTTCAGTGCCATGGGGACTGTGACCCCCTGGTCCCCTTCATGTTTGGCCACCAAACTGCTGAGAAGATGAAAACCCTCATCAATCCTGCCAACGTCACCTTCAAGTCATACCGGGGTCTACCTCACAGCGCTTGTCCAGAGGTCAGTGCTTACACACTCAATGTAGGATGTTGGTGGGGGCCATCAAAACAGTCCAAACTTGGTTCTGTTCATTTTCTTAATATTCAGTTTGAAACTAATCAAATTAAagcatagttttatttattatttgttttctaccttctttttaagaaacaaaataaaaattacattgtATCGCTAGCATTAACACAGCATCACATATTGcatcgtgaactcagtgtatcgtcccatCCCCATGTAAAACTTGATGGCTGTAACCAACCTGTTACTCTTTCTGTTTGGAAATAAGTTGAGAGAACACTTTCTCGTGAAAATGCAAAAGTTTTGCTGctttttggtgcttgaaaacgGTACTTATTAAAAACAGGCTCCAATCACACTGCTGCACCCATACTGAGAGCTTTAAACATTGCCTAAACTCGGGGTTGGGCTTAATTTCTATGTCTTTAACACTGACTCTGGTTGGACTCGGCTCGGACGCTGTGCTATGAATAAACGGGTCAAGTGATGTTTCAATTTGTGCGGGATAAACGCACAAATGGATGCTGTCctctggtacatgaataaatgatgttaaaaatgtatgaaCGACTCGTTCTTGACTCGTTGTGGAGCTGTGTGCTGTCACAACAGATACGTAGCATGTAGtatcacatgaagctgcttgtcatgtttatagttgTATGCAGAGCTAGTGACTAAAGCGGAGCTATTAAAGAAACTC from Gouania willdenowi chromosome 20, fGouWil2.1, whole genome shotgun sequence includes:
- the lypla1 gene encoding acyl-protein thioesterase 1 isoform X2, with the translated sequence MPVSLNMRMSMPSWFDIHGLSPDAEEDEGGIKRASENIKALIDQEVKNGIPSDRIILGGFSQGGALSLYTALTTQQKLAGVVALSCWLPLRNSFPQASAINVNKDIALLQCHGDCDPLVPFMFGHQTAEKMKTLINPANVTFKSYRGLPHSACPEEMVDVKRFIEKQLPPISTE